The proteins below come from a single Iocasia fonsfrigidae genomic window:
- a CDS encoding 3-ketoacyl-ACP reductase: protein MIERKVAVITGASRGIGHAVALQLAREGFALAILARSSIKKVKDKIEEIKKTGVPVFYYSGDLSSAGDRDSFLAETYQEFGRLDLLVNNAGVAPKVRNDILETSEESFNFVLNINLKGTFFLTQAVAKIMLRDVKAFKEKDNLEYSPRIINISSLSSYASSTDRSEYCISKAGISMLTRLFADRLAEDGIYVYEIRPGIIYTDMTSVVKDKYDRLIEGGLTPIKRWGYPADIANAVSVLCSSRLSFSTGEVINVDGGFHLRRL from the coding sequence ATGATTGAGCGAAAGGTTGCAGTTATTACAGGTGCTTCAAGGGGTATTGGGCATGCTGTTGCACTACAGTTAGCCAGAGAGGGTTTTGCTTTGGCTATTTTAGCCCGTTCATCAATAAAAAAAGTAAAAGATAAGATTGAAGAGATCAAAAAAACAGGTGTTCCTGTATTTTATTATTCAGGGGATTTATCTTCTGCAGGGGATAGGGATTCTTTTTTAGCGGAAACCTATCAAGAATTTGGTCGTCTTGATCTGTTGGTTAATAATGCTGGTGTAGCCCCTAAAGTTAGAAATGATATTTTGGAAACATCAGAGGAAAGTTTTAATTTTGTGTTAAATATTAATTTAAAAGGTACATTTTTTCTAACCCAGGCAGTAGCTAAAATAATGCTTAGAGATGTCAAGGCATTTAAGGAAAAAGATAATCTGGAGTATAGCCCCCGGATAATTAATATATCATCACTTTCTTCATATGCTTCTTCAACAGATAGGAGTGAATACTGTATCTCAAAGGCTGGTATAAGTATGTTAACCAGGCTTTTTGCTGACCGTTTAGCTGAAGATGGAATATATGTCTATGAAATAAGACCGGGGATTATTTATACTGATATGACCAGTGTTGTCAAGGATAAGTATGATAGACTAATTGAAGGGGGTCTTACCCCTATTAAAAGATGGGGTTATCCAGCAGATATAGCTAATGCTGTTTCTGTCCTGTGTTCGAGCAGATTGAGCTTTTCTACAGGTGAGGTAATTAATGTAGATGGTGGTTTTCATTTGAGGAGGCTGTAA
- a CDS encoding Gfo/Idh/MocA family protein, producing MKDLISVLLVGIGGYGKNYFDELANNRNRSDYQIAAVVDPYAEKSPKIKEVRGRGIPVFSKMEDFYQEHTADYVCISSPIQFHASQTVMALDNGAGVICEKPLSATVQEGRKMLEAERESDRPVGIAYQWSFSQAIQLLKKDIIAGVFGKPLRLKTLVSWPRDIEYYKRNNWAGKKRDSGQWILDSVANNATAHYLHNMFYVLGKEIEKSAWPVKLRAELYRANDIDNYDTAAVRVFTEQGVELLYLATHASQEKINPRFSYEFEQAIIYFDQDKDYQIKAEFKDGRNKVYGDPFADKFNKIWTVLDAIKGEGSYLCGVEAALPHVICVNGMQESLPEISNFPDELIEQDRDEDGRERGVYVKGLSKLFLDCYNNWQLPDETEVYWTEPGKEVDLTAYEYFPSISN from the coding sequence ATGAAGGATTTAATTTCAGTTTTACTGGTTGGCATAGGTGGTTACGGTAAAAACTATTTTGATGAATTGGCAAATAATAGAAATAGGAGCGATTATCAAATTGCAGCTGTAGTTGATCCATATGCAGAAAAGTCACCGAAAATAAAAGAAGTACGAGGCAGGGGAATTCCTGTATTTAGTAAAATGGAAGACTTTTATCAGGAACATACTGCTGATTATGTGTGTATCTCTTCACCGATTCAATTTCATGCCAGTCAGACAGTAATGGCCTTAGATAATGGTGCAGGTGTAATCTGTGAAAAGCCTTTATCAGCAACTGTTCAAGAAGGTAGAAAGATGCTTGAAGCTGAGCGGGAGAGTGATAGACCTGTTGGTATTGCTTATCAATGGTCTTTTAGTCAGGCTATTCAATTATTAAAAAAAGATATAATTGCTGGTGTTTTTGGTAAACCACTCAGGTTAAAGACTCTGGTTAGCTGGCCCAGGGATATTGAATACTATAAGCGAAATAACTGGGCTGGTAAAAAGAGGGATAGTGGTCAGTGGATACTGGATAGTGTTGCTAATAATGCTACTGCACATTATCTCCATAATATGTTTTATGTGTTGGGTAAGGAGATTGAAAAAAGTGCCTGGCCGGTAAAATTAAGAGCTGAGCTTTATAGGGCTAATGATATTGATAACTATGATACTGCTGCGGTCCGTGTTTTTACTGAGCAGGGTGTAGAACTACTCTATCTGGCAACACATGCCAGTCAGGAAAAAATAAATCCTAGATTTTCTTATGAATTTGAACAGGCAATAATATATTTTGACCAGGATAAGGATTATCAGATAAAAGCAGAATTTAAGGATGGTAGAAACAAGGTTTATGGTGACCCTTTTGCAGACAAATTTAACAAAATATGGACTGTCCTGGATGCTATTAAAGGTGAAGGATCTTATCTCTGCGGTGTTGAAGCTGCTTTACCTCATGTTATCTGTGTTAATGGTATGCAGGAATCTCTGCCTGAAATAAGTAATTTTCCAGATGAATTAATTGAGCAGGATAGGGATGAAGACGGTAGAGAGAGAGGAGTCTATGTTAAGGGTTTAAGTAAATTATTCCTGGATTGTTATAATAACTGGCAGCTTCCTGATGAGACCGAGGTTTATTGGACAGAGCCAGGGAAGGAAGTAGATTTAACAGCTTATGAATATTTTCCTTCAATAAGTAATTAA
- a CDS encoding Gfo/Idh/MocA family protein, producing the protein MKKVKYGIIGAGFVADIHLNALNHLRNSKVEVVGVAARDKNRLKSFAEKHNIPSIYTDWKKLIKQEDIDVIDICTPTNLHGVMIKEIALSGKSIICEKPLSGYFGKELNLDRVGEEVSREKMFQKINREINEIQEVINKNKVKFMYAENWIYAPPYQKMLNLLNKSDGVILDIRAEESHSGSHAQYSRTWENSGGGALLRLGAHPVAGVIHLKYFEGINRHNQPIIPESVVGEVSYNSKLDAVKRDKNSFLVKEWVDVEDWATVVINFSDGTKAIVVSSDCVLGGVRNEMRVFTTNSVVNLDMSQSNAVTAFAPIDGIFADEYITEKIETTAGWSNPSPDEDWMRGYPAEMEDFMDSIIEDKEALSGWYLAEETLKVIYAAYLSAEKGERISLNKNKEK; encoded by the coding sequence ATGAAGAAGGTAAAGTATGGTATTATTGGTGCTGGATTTGTTGCTGATATCCATCTAAATGCTTTAAACCATCTAAGGAATAGTAAAGTAGAAGTTGTTGGGGTTGCTGCCCGAGATAAGAATAGACTTAAGTCATTTGCTGAAAAGCATAATATTCCTTCAATTTATACCGATTGGAAGAAACTTATTAAGCAAGAAGATATAGATGTTATTGATATTTGTACCCCGACAAATTTACATGGTGTAATGATTAAGGAAATAGCATTATCAGGTAAGTCTATTATTTGTGAAAAGCCTTTGAGTGGATACTTTGGTAAGGAATTAAATTTAGACCGTGTAGGAGAAGAAGTATCAAGGGAAAAAATGTTTCAAAAGATTAATAGGGAGATAAATGAAATCCAAGAGGTAATAAATAAAAATAAAGTAAAATTTATGTATGCAGAAAACTGGATATATGCCCCACCATATCAAAAAATGCTCAATTTGTTAAATAAGAGTGATGGTGTTATCCTTGATATTAGAGCAGAAGAGAGTCATTCAGGCTCACATGCCCAATATTCCAGAACATGGGAAAACTCTGGTGGTGGTGCTTTACTCCGACTGGGGGCCCATCCAGTGGCAGGGGTAATTCACCTGAAGTATTTTGAAGGAATAAATAGACATAATCAGCCGATAATACCTGAATCTGTGGTGGGGGAAGTAAGTTATAACAGTAAGTTAGATGCTGTCAAAAGAGATAAAAATTCCTTCCTGGTCAAGGAATGGGTTGATGTAGAGGACTGGGCTACAGTAGTGATTAATTTTAGTGATGGCACCAAAGCTATTGTTGTTTCATCTGATTGTGTTCTTGGTGGTGTACGCAATGAAATGAGGGTCTTTACCACTAATTCAGTAGTAAATCTTGATATGAGTCAGAGTAATGCTGTGACCGCCTTTGCACCGATAGATGGAATTTTTGCTGATGAGTATATTACTGAAAAAATTGAAACTACTGCTGGGTGGAGTAATCCGAGCCCTGATGAAGACTGGATGCGGGGATATCCTGCTGAAATGGAAGATTTTATGGATTCTATTATTGAAGATAAAGAAGCTTTATCAGGGTGGTACTTAGCTGAAGAAACCCTAAAAGTAATCTATGCTGCATATTTATCTGCTGAGAAGGGTGAAAGAATTTCCTTGAATAAAAATAAAGAAAAGTAG
- a CDS encoding tripartite tricarboxylate transporter permease, whose amino-acid sequence MFDGLMMFLQSLAGFMKPMTLFNVLWATQLGIIIGMLPGLTATMGVALLTTLTFKLPAGEAILILICNYVGAIYGGSRSAILLNIPGTPANAATAVDGHPLAQQGLAGRAIGIATTGSFLGSVVGIFCLAVFTPLIGNFALNFQSFEFFTLAIFGVVICGNLTAPKDPIKGWIAGFLGLFVAMIGMEGIHAHIRFSFGNVNLAGGIDLIPAMVGVFGFSEIIMVMKNQKLQVVNTKITRIIPKLREVLRYWKTIIRSGIIGVFVGAIPGVGEDIGAWVSYDFAKNASKEPEKFGKGSYEGLISAECGNNAACGGTIIPVLSLGIPGSAPAAVLMAAMFIHGVRPGPLIMVENPEFVFQTVAMVLLATVAMFVLGLSMVKWLVKVLQVPREKLMPIIFVLCVIGAFALESNLFDVTIMVVFGLLGFLMKEMDYPVAPLVLGIILGDILDKNLRRALIVSEGNILQIFNRPISLVIIALTILTMLSKTSWFRNFWSATKKGAVSLIKK is encoded by the coding sequence TTGTTTGATGGATTAATGATGTTTCTTCAAAGTCTGGCAGGTTTTATGAAACCAATGACATTATTTAATGTGCTCTGGGCGACCCAGTTAGGGATTATCATTGGTATGCTTCCTGGACTTACAGCTACAATGGGTGTTGCTTTATTAACAACACTGACCTTTAAATTGCCGGCAGGTGAGGCAATATTAATTCTCATTTGTAATTATGTTGGGGCTATTTATGGAGGGAGTAGGAGTGCAATTCTCCTTAATATCCCTGGAACACCAGCAAATGCTGCTACTGCAGTTGATGGTCACCCACTTGCCCAGCAGGGGCTAGCAGGAAGAGCGATTGGTATTGCCACTACTGGTTCATTTTTAGGTAGTGTAGTTGGAATATTTTGCCTGGCAGTTTTTACTCCCTTGATTGGGAATTTCGCTCTCAATTTTCAATCCTTTGAGTTTTTTACTTTAGCTATTTTTGGGGTGGTAATCTGTGGTAATCTTACTGCGCCTAAAGACCCTATCAAGGGTTGGATAGCAGGTTTTCTGGGATTATTTGTAGCTATGATTGGTATGGAAGGTATACATGCCCACATACGTTTTTCCTTTGGCAATGTTAATCTTGCTGGGGGTATAGACCTTATTCCAGCTATGGTTGGGGTCTTTGGATTTTCTGAAATTATAATGGTTATGAAGAACCAAAAACTTCAGGTAGTTAATACCAAGATAACACGTATCATACCTAAATTGAGAGAGGTTTTACGGTACTGGAAAACAATTATTAGGTCAGGAATTATTGGTGTTTTTGTAGGGGCTATACCTGGTGTTGGTGAAGATATTGGTGCCTGGGTATCCTATGATTTTGCTAAAAATGCCAGTAAAGAACCAGAGAAATTTGGTAAAGGTAGTTATGAAGGACTTATTTCAGCGGAATGTGGCAATAATGCTGCCTGTGGAGGGACTATTATTCCGGTTCTTTCTTTAGGTATACCGGGGTCTGCCCCTGCAGCAGTACTTATGGCTGCTATGTTTATTCATGGTGTAAGACCTGGACCTTTAATTATGGTTGAAAACCCAGAATTTGTTTTTCAGACAGTTGCAATGGTATTGTTGGCTACAGTTGCTATGTTTGTTCTGGGTTTATCAATGGTTAAATGGCTGGTTAAAGTACTTCAGGTACCACGTGAAAAATTGATGCCTATTATATTTGTACTCTGTGTGATCGGGGCCTTTGCCCTGGAATCAAATCTATTTGATGTTACAATAATGGTAGTCTTTGGTCTACTAGGTTTTTTGATGAAGGAAATGGATTACCCGGTAGCACCACTTGTTCTTGGTATAATCCTGGGGGATATTCTTGATAAAAATTTACGAAGGGCTTTAATAGTAAGTGAGGGGAATATCCTGCAAATATTTAATCGACCTATAAGTCTTGTTATTATTGCTTTAACAATCCTGACAATGTTAAGTAAAACAAGCTGGTTTAGAAATTTCTGGAGTGCTACCAAAAAAGGTGCTGTAAGTCTTATAAAAAAATAA
- a CDS encoding tripartite tricarboxylate transporter substrate binding protein — MKKLTILGILVLFVLVSTCVVMADDYEWQPKKPINLIVPWGAGGSTDRSARVTADIVSDALGVEIIVVNQGGSSGAVGTNNALQAPKDGLTWTAGAVKDLGLYKAQGLLNTTLDDWHIYTNVAMPSVISVSVDSPYEDFGDLLQAFKDNPGKIKVATAGINSAGGTAIAQIKNYTGIKYNHVTYDGGNPAVVSVVSGESDVVPQLSVEQVDMINAGRLRPLAVLSDEPLKIAGYDEPVPSIKKWIPEFVSAPIYFGLFVPKGVPEEVTYTLNTIWENVVMKSEKLEDWAAENAVVYDPVYGAKAVAKSFPMIQLDAYLKYEAGDLIINPVKLGIPRP, encoded by the coding sequence ATGAAGAAATTAACTATTCTTGGTATTTTGGTTCTTTTTGTTCTTGTATCTACTTGTGTTGTAATGGCGGATGATTATGAATGGCAGCCTAAGAAACCTATTAATTTAATTGTGCCCTGGGGTGCTGGTGGTTCAACAGATAGGTCTGCCCGTGTTACCGCTGATATTGTTAGTGATGCCTTAGGAGTTGAAATTATAGTTGTTAACCAAGGTGGTTCATCAGGGGCTGTTGGTACTAATAATGCTTTGCAGGCCCCTAAAGATGGCTTGACCTGGACTGCAGGGGCAGTAAAAGACCTAGGTTTATACAAAGCCCAGGGACTCCTGAATACTACCCTAGATGACTGGCATATTTATACAAATGTAGCTATGCCGTCGGTTATTTCTGTAAGTGTTGATTCACCATATGAAGATTTTGGCGACCTTTTACAGGCTTTTAAAGATAATCCCGGAAAAATCAAAGTTGCTACTGCTGGGATAAATTCAGCTGGTGGAACTGCTATAGCTCAGATTAAGAACTATACTGGTATTAAATACAATCATGTAACCTATGATGGTGGGAATCCTGCTGTTGTATCAGTTGTAAGTGGTGAGAGTGATGTTGTACCACAGTTATCCGTTGAACAGGTTGATATGATTAACGCTGGAAGACTGAGACCGCTGGCTGTTTTATCAGATGAACCCCTGAAGATTGCAGGTTATGATGAGCCTGTACCTTCTATTAAGAAGTGGATACCTGAGTTTGTAAGTGCTCCTATCTATTTTGGCCTTTTTGTTCCTAAAGGTGTACCAGAAGAGGTAACCTATACTTTGAACACAATTTGGGAGAATGTGGTTATGAAGTCAGAAAAGCTAGAAGACTGGGCAGCTGAAAATGCAGTTGTCTATGACCCTGTTTATGGAGCAAAGGCTGTTGCTAAATCATTCCCTATGATTCAACTTGATGCCTATCTTAAATACGAGGCAGGCGATCTGATAATAAATCCTGTTAAATTAGGTATTCCACGTCCTTAA
- a CDS encoding oxidoreductase, translating into MRNNKFNYKTMGELKDDIRRLNLNCPLEKDIDVLGEEIKIVERVIPNRLAIHPMEGADANSDGRPGELTLRRYKRYAESGAGLIWVEAVAVNESGRANNKQLYLNEETVAEFKNMVDMIREKAIETMGDDFNPYLVIQLTHSGRFGENRDILFHHELADKAAGIDSSKAVMTDEELASLEDDFLRAARLAKKAGFDAVDVKACHRYLLSENLAAHTRDGKYGGDYENRTRLFKNAVRKISERVDIDLASRMNIYDAIPYPYGWGTDQKGNEDLSEPRRLVREMEELGVKLINVTAATPYIYPHINRPYDLPGNLGYKPPEHPLIGVERLLRLGRVVQEELNDCIVVGTGYTWLRQFAPHVAAGVIKNGWAKMIGFGRQAFAYPDFAKDIVKDGQMNTKKVCVTCSKCAELKAKKKHSGCVIRDKEVYLPIYQKLLEEYKAEKA; encoded by the coding sequence ATGAGAAATAATAAGTTTAACTACAAAACAATGGGGGAGTTAAAGGATGATATCAGACGGCTTAATCTTAACTGTCCGCTAGAGAAAGATATTGATGTTTTAGGTGAAGAAATAAAGATTGTTGAAAGGGTTATACCAAATCGTTTGGCTATTCACCCTATGGAAGGGGCAGATGCCAACAGTGATGGTAGACCTGGTGAATTAACCTTAAGGAGATATAAAAGATATGCTGAAAGTGGTGCTGGTTTAATCTGGGTTGAGGCGGTAGCTGTCAATGAGTCAGGCAGGGCCAATAATAAACAGTTGTATCTAAATGAAGAGACAGTTGCTGAGTTCAAGAATATGGTAGATATGATTAGAGAAAAAGCTATTGAAACCATGGGGGATGATTTCAATCCGTATCTGGTAATCCAACTGACTCATTCAGGTCGCTTTGGTGAAAATAGGGATATACTATTCCATCATGAACTGGCTGATAAGGCTGCTGGTATTGACAGTAGTAAGGCAGTAATGACTGATGAAGAGCTTGCTAGCCTTGAAGATGATTTTTTAAGGGCTGCTAGACTGGCGAAAAAAGCAGGATTTGATGCTGTTGATGTCAAGGCCTGCCACCGTTATCTGCTTTCAGAAAATCTGGCTGCCCATACCAGGGATGGCAAATATGGTGGGGATTATGAAAACCGCACCCGTTTGTTTAAAAATGCAGTACGCAAAATTAGTGAAAGGGTAGATATAGACCTGGCTTCTAGAATGAATATCTATGATGCTATACCATATCCATATGGCTGGGGTACTGATCAAAAAGGAAATGAAGATTTAAGTGAGCCCCGGAGATTAGTAAGGGAAATGGAAGAACTGGGGGTAAAACTAATAAATGTAACTGCTGCTACTCCATACATTTATCCCCATATTAACCGTCCTTATGATTTGCCCGGTAATCTTGGCTATAAACCGCCAGAACATCCACTTATTGGGGTGGAGCGTTTACTTAGATTGGGAAGAGTAGTTCAGGAGGAGCTTAATGACTGTATTGTAGTAGGTACTGGGTATACCTGGTTAAGGCAATTTGCGCCTCATGTAGCTGCTGGAGTTATCAAAAATGGTTGGGCAAAAATGATTGGTTTTGGGAGACAGGCTTTTGCTTACCCGGATTTTGCTAAAGATATTGTTAAAGATGGTCAGATGAATACTAAAAAGGTATGTGTCACCTGTAGTAAGTGTGCAGAATTGAAGGCAAAGAAAAAACATAGTGGTTGTGTAATACGTGATAAAGAAGTATATCTGCCAATCTATCAAAAATTACTTGAAGAATATAAAGCAGAAAAAGCATAG
- a CDS encoding Gfo/Idh/MocA family protein — MKICIIGSAGHTNYVLDGVRRDKDSKIVGIAAGIQGEGIDKLTEQIGELEEKPAVFDDYREMLEQLQPDVVAVASHFYQQASITLEVLKRGINVFVEKPVATNLSELASVKRFYQQSNLHLAAMFGIRYKPCFMTAWKLVQQGAVGKVRLMNAQKSYKLGSRPEFYKKRETYGGTIPWVGSHAVDWLHWFSGERFETVYAAHSNQYNQGHGELEISALLHFRLTNGAMGSVNIDYLRPDTAGSHGDDRIRVAGTEGVIEVCDERVFLINSKKKGVQEVSLENSEGIFLDFLSQVRGKGKCLVSAEDSFYITEVCLKARVAADENRIVML, encoded by the coding sequence GTGAAGATATGTATTATTGGTTCGGCAGGTCATACAAATTATGTCCTGGATGGTGTCAGGAGAGATAAAGACTCCAAGATTGTTGGAATTGCTGCTGGTATTCAAGGAGAAGGGATTGATAAACTTACTGAGCAAATAGGGGAACTGGAGGAAAAACCGGCTGTTTTTGATGACTATCGTGAGATGCTGGAACAGTTGCAACCAGATGTAGTTGCTGTGGCCAGTCATTTCTATCAACAGGCTTCAATTACCCTGGAGGTATTAAAACGTGGTATTAATGTTTTTGTAGAAAAACCAGTTGCCACTAATCTGTCAGAACTGGCAAGTGTAAAACGCTTTTATCAGCAAAGCAATCTACATCTGGCGGCGATGTTTGGTATTAGGTATAAACCCTGCTTTATGACGGCCTGGAAACTTGTTCAGCAGGGAGCGGTTGGAAAAGTGCGATTGATGAATGCCCAGAAATCTTATAAATTGGGTTCAAGGCCGGAATTCTATAAAAAAAGAGAGACCTATGGTGGTACAATACCATGGGTAGGGAGTCATGCAGTTGATTGGTTACACTGGTTTTCAGGGGAAAGATTTGAAACTGTTTATGCAGCCCATTCCAACCAATATAATCAGGGCCATGGTGAGTTAGAGATAAGTGCTCTGCTTCATTTTAGGCTTACAAATGGGGCTATGGGCTCAGTAAATATTGATTATTTAAGACCGGATACAGCAGGAAGCCATGGTGATGATAGGATCAGAGTTGCTGGTACTGAAGGGGTTATTGAGGTTTGTGATGAGAGGGTATTTTTAATAAATAGTAAGAAAAAAGGTGTTCAGGAGGTCAGCCTGGAAAATAGTGAGGGTATTTTTCTTGATTTTTTAAGTCAAGTAAGGGGTAAGGGGAAATGCCTGGTCAGTGCTGAAGATTCATTTTATATAACAGAGGTCTGTTTGAAGGCCAGAGTAGCTGCAGATGAAAATAGAATTGTAATGCTTTAA
- a CDS encoding tripartite tricarboxylate transporter TctB family protein — protein MKEKDMPKVDFITSIVLIVFSIAVIVMSLQMPRFEYRGANPWSVPGIVPGILGVSIGLMGIALLVRSIKRKGHNLGISKEKLIDWLHKPASIRLLLTILLTLIYAWGLIGSMPYILATFLFITVFIIIFEYNRKEKRQKKTKKMIVAIMIGLIAAAAVSALFQYAFMIRLP, from the coding sequence GTGAAAGAAAAAGATATGCCCAAGGTTGATTTTATAACATCAATTGTATTAATAGTATTTTCGATTGCTGTTATAGTTATGTCATTACAAATGCCCAGATTTGAATACAGGGGTGCTAATCCCTGGTCAGTCCCTGGTATTGTACCAGGTATACTGGGGGTGAGTATTGGTCTGATGGGTATTGCTTTGTTAGTTCGCTCTATTAAAAGAAAGGGCCATAATTTAGGTATTTCTAAAGAAAAGTTAATAGACTGGCTCCATAAACCTGCCTCTATTCGACTTTTATTAACTATATTACTTACCTTGATCTACGCCTGGGGTCTTATTGGTAGTATGCCCTATATTTTAGCAACCTTTTTATTTATCACTGTATTTATTATTATCTTTGAATATAATCGAAAAGAAAAGAGACAGAAAAAAACTAAAAAAATGATAGTGGCAATTATGATTGGTTTGATTGCTGCTGCTGCAGTATCAGCTTTATTCCAATATGCATTTATGATCAGACTACCATAG